A genomic stretch from Spirochaetota bacterium includes:
- the cobI gene encoding precorrin-2 C(20)-methyltransferase, protein MCDVNKEVKINRLGTLYGIGIGPGDPELVTLKALKILKMVDIIFAPKASTKSSSIAREIVERLVDAASIEELVFPMTRDKDELHRFWGLSAHRVYSALSSGRDAAFITLGDPLIYSTYSYLLRYLRREDEDLHIVTIPGISAINAAASAMEIPIAEGDERFVIMPLPKEMEELKDALRNFDTVIILKIGKDLERLKNFLMDEGLGESSYFINRIGTDEEYYAKGMSLLKQDASGYLSTMIIRTGT, encoded by the coding sequence ATGTGTGATGTTAATAAGGAAGTAAAGATCAATAGATTGGGCACGTTATACGGTATTGGAATTGGCCCTGGCGATCCTGAGCTTGTAACCCTGAAAGCATTGAAGATATTAAAGATGGTGGATATAATATTTGCTCCAAAGGCGAGCACAAAATCTTCATCTATTGCAAGGGAGATAGTTGAGAGGCTTGTTGATGCCGCTTCTATAGAGGAGCTAGTTTTTCCAATGACAAGGGATAAAGATGAACTGCACAGGTTCTGGGGGTTATCAGCACACAGGGTCTACAGTGCGCTCTCCTCAGGAAGGGATGCGGCCTTTATAACCCTGGGTGATCCGTTGATTTATAGCACTTACAGCTATCTCTTGCGTTATCTCAGAAGAGAAGATGAGGATCTGCATATAGTAACCATACCTGGGATAAGCGCAATAAACGCTGCTGCATCCGCAATGGAGATACCCATAGCAGAGGGAGATGAGAGATTTGTTATAATGCCTCTTCCTAAAGAGATGGAGGAGCTGAAAGATGCATTAAGAAATTTTGATACTGTTATCATTTTAAAAATTGGTAAAGACCTGGAGAGATTAAAAAATTTTCTGATGGATGAGGGGCTGGGTGAGTCATCATATTTTATCAATCGAATAGGTACAGATGAGGAGTATTATGCCAAGGGGATGTCTCTATTAAAACAAGACGCCTCTGGTTATCTCTCAACCATGATAATAAGGACTGGGACATAA
- the cobM gene encoding precorrin-4 C(11)-methyltransferase, with protein MNNSIVKVYFIGAGPGDPELITVKGKRIVEEADIIIYAGSLVNRRVLEYAKDSAQFFDSAGMNLDEVLKVIDDNRKSSSIIARVHSGDPSIYGAIQEQIEWCEKQGISYEVIPGVSSLFGASASLHQELTLPGVSQTVIVTRISGRTKVPLRESIREISKIGATLAIFLSINRIEDVVKDLLNGYAKNTPAAVVYRATWPEEMIIRGTLEDIADKVKAESIDRQALIFVGDVLNRRGFELSKLYHKDFTHSLREAKSE; from the coding sequence ATGAACAATTCAATTGTTAAAGTATACTTTATAGGCGCAGGTCCTGGGGATCCTGAGCTTATAACTGTGAAGGGGAAGAGAATCGTTGAGGAGGCTGATATTATTATCTATGCAGGTTCGCTTGTAAACAGAAGAGTTCTGGAATATGCTAAAGATAGCGCGCAGTTCTTTGACTCTGCAGGCATGAACCTGGATGAGGTGCTAAAGGTCATAGATGATAATAGAAAGAGCTCAAGTATAATTGCGAGAGTACATAGCGGAGATCCTTCAATATATGGGGCTATTCAGGAACAGATAGAGTGGTGTGAGAAACAAGGGATTAGCTATGAGGTTATACCAGGAGTAAGTTCTCTCTTTGGCGCTTCTGCCTCTCTTCATCAGGAACTGACCCTTCCTGGGGTGAGTCAGACGGTAATTGTGACAAGGATTAGCGGAAGGACAAAAGTACCCTTACGCGAGAGCATAAGGGAGATCTCAAAGATAGGCGCAACCCTTGCAATATTTTTGAGCATCAATAGGATTGAAGATGTGGTTAAGGACCTGCTCAATGGATATGCAAAAAATACTCCTGCTGCTGTTGTTTACAGAGCAACATGGCCTGAGGAGATGATAATAAGAGGCACCCTGGAGGACATTGCTGATAAGGTAAAGGCAGAATCGATTGACAGGCAGGCATTGATCTTTGTTGGGGATGTGCTAAATAGAAGGGGTTTTGAGTTAAGCAAGCTGTACCATAAAGATTTCACTCATTCCCTGAGAGAGGCAAAATCAGAATAA